A window of the Canis lupus baileyi chromosome 1, mCanLup2.hap1, whole genome shotgun sequence genome harbors these coding sequences:
- the NCR1 gene encoding natural cytotoxicity triggering receptor 1, producing MTSTLTALLFLGLYLSQTTSTQKQILSKPIIWVKPNFMIPKGMPVLIWCQGTPEAIEYQLHLEGHLYAQQSPKQLERRNTVMFRIPKMTLLTAGQYRCFYRIKELWSKPSDPLDLVVTGMYDTPTLSVHPGNKVISGKNVTFSCRLDTATNKFFLLKEGRSSHPQHRYGNIQVEFPIGPVTTAHRGTYRCFGSYNNHAWSFPSKPVKLLVTEGVGDTSLVPTEHTSFSEPWDTYLLATEAEFQQAPAFWDHTAHNILQIGLAFLVLMALMCLLVDYWLCRKRIQEQANRASPQECRRRFRTQRTPGQMTKRCAGHS from the exons ATGACCTCTACACTCACTGCCCTTCTCTTCCTTG GGCTGTACCTGAGCCAGACCACCAGCACCCAGAAGC AGATTCTTTCAAAACCCATCATCTGGGTCAAGCCAAATTTCATGATTCCAAAGGGAATGCCAGTGTTGATCTGGTGCCAGGGGACTCCTGAGGCCATTGAATATCAGCTGCATCTTGAAGGACATCTCTATGCCCAGCAGAGCCCAAAACAACTTGAAAGGAGGAACACAGTCATGTTCCGCATCCCAAAAATGACCCTGCTCACTGCAGGGCAATACAGGTGCTTTTACCGAATCAAGGAGCTCTGGTCAAAGCCTAGTGACCCTCTGGATCTGGTGGTAACAG GAATGTATGATACGCCCACTCTCTCCGTTCATCCCGGGAATAAGGTGATTTCGGGAAAGAACGTGACCTTCTCTTGCCGTCTAGACACTGCAACAAACAAGTTCTTTCTGCTCAAGGAGGGACGATCCAGCCACCCACAACACAGATATGGGAACATCCAGGTGGAGTTTCCCATAGGTCCTGTGACCACAGCCCACAGAGGGACGTACAGATGTTTTGGCTCTTATAACAACCATGCGTGGTCTTTCCCCAGTAAGCCTGTGAAACTCCTggtcacag AAGGTGTTGGGGACACCAGCCTTGTACCCACAGAACATACATCTTTTTCTG AACCTTGGGACACCTACTTGTTAGCCACAGAAGCAGAATTCCAGCAAG cccctgccttctgGGATCACACTGCCCATAATATCCTTCAGATTGGTCTGGCTTTCCTGGTCCTGATGGCCCTCATGTGCCTCCTGGTTGATTACTGGCTTTGCAGGAAGAGGATACAAGAGCAAGCCAACAGGGCTTCACCTCAGGAATGCAGGAGAAGGTTCAGAACACAGAGAACCCCTGGACAAATGACCAAGAGATGTGCTGGCCACAGTTAG